A genomic segment from Cutaneotrichosporon cavernicola HIS019 DNA, chromosome: 7b encodes:
- the ats1 gene encoding uncharacterized protein (Acetyltransferase (GNAT) domain), with the protein MSQNWSIKEATPDDIPELLELVVGLAIYEKEPDAVTCTPEMMRKAIFDDKYAHALIVRLDSGKAVALCIYFFTYSTWLGKPGLWVEDIYVVPEMRAAGIGKAVFGYVGEIALQRDCGRVEWCVLKWNTPSIEFYEKKLGSTPQVEWETERLEGVEQIKKLAALKV; encoded by the exons ATGTCGCAGAACTGGTCTATCAAGGAGGCAACCCCCGACGACATt Cctgagctgctcgagctcgtcgtcggtctc GCCATCTACGAGAAGGAACCAGATGCCGTCACCTGCACGCCTGAGATGATGCGTAAGGCCATCTTCGACGACAAGTATGCGCACGCTCTCATTGTGCGCCTCGACTCGGGTAAGGCCGTTGCGCTTTGCATC TACTTCTTCACGTACTCGACGTGGCTCGGCAAGCCCGGCCTCTGGGTCGAAGACATCTACGTCGTGCCCGAgatgcgcgccgccggcatCGGCAAGGCTGTCTTCGGCTACGTCGGCGAGATTGCGCTCCAGCGCGACTGCGGGCGTGTCGAGTGGTGCGTGCTCAAGTGGAACACGCCCAGCATTGAGTTCTACGAGAAGAAGCTCGGCTCGACGCCCCAGGTCGAGTGGGAGACTGAACGCCTCGAGGGTGTCGAGCAGATCAAGAAGCTggccgcgctcaaggtcTAG